In the Streptomyces formicae genome, one interval contains:
- a CDS encoding TetR/AcrR family transcriptional regulator, which produces MAGGGQSRARKNAPPREDVLAAAMEMIAERGLEKLTMAALGREVDMSSGHLLYYFRTKDELLLRTLEWSEGRLGAERGRLLARQGTARERLDAYVELYVPNAPGDPHWTLWLEVWNRSLNADEGGRDRQAAIEGAWHRDLVALLAEGISRGEFGAVDPDRFATRLRALLDGFSIHVAIGLRGTGRAQVLAHVREFLDETLATDARRPV; this is translated from the coding sequence ATGGCAGGTGGCGGTCAGTCCCGCGCGCGGAAGAACGCCCCACCGCGTGAGGACGTCCTGGCCGCCGCCATGGAGATGATCGCCGAGCGCGGCCTGGAGAAGCTCACCATGGCCGCGCTCGGCCGCGAGGTCGACATGAGCTCCGGCCACCTCCTCTACTACTTCCGCACCAAGGACGAGCTGCTCCTGCGCACCCTGGAGTGGAGCGAGGGCCGCCTCGGCGCCGAGCGCGGCCGCCTCCTGGCCCGGCAGGGCACGGCCCGCGAGCGCCTGGACGCGTACGTCGAGCTGTACGTCCCCAACGCTCCCGGCGATCCGCACTGGACGCTCTGGCTCGAGGTGTGGAACCGCTCCCTGAACGCCGACGAGGGCGGCCGCGACCGGCAGGCCGCGATCGAGGGCGCCTGGCACCGCGACCTGGTGGCGCTGCTCGCCGAGGGCATCTCGCGCGGTGAGTTCGGCGCGGTCGACCCCGACCGCTTCGCGACCCGCCTCAGGGCGCTGCTCGACGGCTTCTCGATCCACGTGGCGATCGGCCTGCGCGGCACCGGGAGGGCCCAAGTGCTCGCGCACGTAAGGGAGTTCCTGGACGAGACGCTCGCCACGGACGCCCGGCGGCCTGTCTAG
- a CDS encoding agmatine deiminase family protein, producing MSAAADGFRMPAEWAPHERTWMAWPCPNPTFDDPEGLDESRLAWAAVARAVRRFEPVTVVCGPAQAAYAKELLGPDVEVTERELDDAWMRDIGPTFLTDGKGRLAAVDWTFNGWGAQDWARWDHDAKVGAHVADLAGARTYTSRLVNEGGGIHVDGEGTVLLTETVQLGPERNPGWTKEQVEAEIHAHLGTTKAIWLPRGLTADYPGHGFGTIGHVDIVAAFAAPGVVLVHSQRDPAHPDFEVSKEIIATLEGQTDARGRTLKIVEVPAPTVLKDAEGWVDYSYINHYLCNGGVVLCAFGDPNDEIAAGIFRGLFPERTVTLVDARTIFAGGGGIHCITQQQPRV from the coding sequence ATGTCTGCTGCCGCCGACGGTTTCCGCATGCCCGCCGAGTGGGCCCCGCACGAGCGCACCTGGATGGCGTGGCCGTGCCCCAACCCCACCTTCGACGATCCGGAGGGCCTGGACGAGTCCCGCCTCGCCTGGGCCGCGGTCGCCCGTGCCGTACGCCGCTTCGAGCCCGTCACCGTGGTGTGCGGGCCCGCCCAGGCCGCGTACGCCAAGGAGCTCCTCGGCCCGGACGTCGAGGTGACCGAGCGGGAGCTCGACGACGCCTGGATGCGCGACATCGGCCCCACCTTCCTGACCGACGGCAAGGGGCGACTGGCCGCCGTCGACTGGACGTTCAACGGCTGGGGCGCCCAGGACTGGGCCCGCTGGGACCACGACGCCAAGGTCGGGGCGCACGTCGCCGACCTCGCGGGAGCCCGGACGTACACGTCGCGGCTGGTGAACGAGGGCGGCGGCATCCACGTCGACGGCGAGGGCACCGTGCTGCTCACCGAGACCGTGCAGCTCGGCCCCGAGCGCAACCCCGGCTGGACGAAGGAGCAGGTCGAGGCGGAGATCCACGCCCACCTCGGCACGACGAAGGCGATCTGGCTGCCGCGCGGCCTCACCGCCGACTACCCGGGCCACGGCTTCGGCACCATCGGCCACGTCGACATCGTCGCCGCGTTCGCCGCGCCCGGCGTGGTCCTCGTGCACTCCCAGCGCGACCCCGCCCACCCCGACTTCGAGGTCAGCAAGGAGATCATCGCGACCCTGGAGGGGCAGACCGACGCGCGCGGCCGCACCCTGAAGATCGTCGAGGTGCCCGCGCCGACCGTCCTGAAGGACGCCGAGGGCTGGGTCGACTACTCCTACATCAACCACTACCTCTGCAACGGCGGCGTCGTCCTGTGCGCCTTCGGCGACCCGAACGACGAGATCGCGGCGGGCATCTTCCGCGGGCTCTTCCCCGAGCGGACCGTGACGCTCGTCGACGCCCGTACGATCTTTGCCGGGGGTGGTGGCATCCACTGCATCACCCAGCAGCAGCCGAGGGTGTGA
- a CDS encoding TolB family protein, with product MSTATSTTSTVVSGARRVSLSVVLAAALGAAVSPATAQAAPPAPRAERVSVAADGTEADGASGAASLSGDGRHVAFSSSAENLTQGHQGPYDYGFVRDLRTGEVTRLKNSMGAPVISDDGRYAAHTGWGAHGINVFLTDLSTGEREQIDGKGFKDSSAHPSISADGRFVAYKLQPRHPGDPARVEVYDRVSDTREVVSEGPQDATRDMVDPSLSADGRHVAYEDKGTGQVWLRDRATGTLTRVDDGTASTLVQVNGRSVAMNSADGAYVRDLRTGKVRRLPGGHAQALSRDGRQLLYGDGESNVVLRRLSSGHEVAVGHGSAGPGAIAAKGRGIVFSSEDADIVPGDTNGLRDVFKWTAR from the coding sequence GTGTCCACTGCCACGTCCACCACGTCCACTGTCGTGTCCGGTGCCAGACGTGTGTCCCTGAGCGTCGTGCTGGCCGCCGCGCTCGGGGCCGCCGTGTCACCGGCCACGGCGCAGGCCGCGCCGCCCGCTCCCCGGGCCGAGCGGGTGAGCGTCGCGGCCGACGGGACCGAGGCCGACGGCGCGTCCGGCGCCGCGTCCCTGTCGGGCGACGGGCGACACGTGGCCTTCAGCAGCTCGGCCGAGAATCTGACCCAGGGTCACCAGGGTCCGTACGACTACGGATTCGTGCGCGACCTGCGCACGGGCGAGGTGACCCGGCTGAAGAACTCCATGGGCGCCCCCGTCATCAGTGACGACGGCCGCTATGCCGCACACACCGGCTGGGGCGCGCACGGCATCAACGTCTTCCTCACCGACCTGAGCACGGGGGAGCGCGAGCAGATCGACGGCAAGGGCTTCAAGGACAGCTCGGCCCACCCGTCGATCAGCGCCGACGGCCGCTTCGTCGCCTACAAGCTCCAGCCGCGCCACCCCGGCGACCCCGCCAGGGTCGAGGTCTACGACCGGGTGAGCGACACCCGCGAGGTCGTCAGCGAAGGACCGCAGGACGCGACCCGCGACATGGTGGACCCGTCCCTCAGCGCCGACGGCCGCCATGTCGCCTACGAGGACAAGGGCACCGGACAGGTCTGGCTCCGCGACCGGGCCACGGGCACCCTCACCCGCGTCGACGACGGCACCGCGTCCACGCTGGTGCAGGTCAACGGCCGCAGCGTCGCGATGAACTCCGCCGACGGCGCGTACGTACGCGATCTGCGCACCGGAAAGGTCCGCCGCCTCCCGGGCGGCCACGCGCAGGCCCTGAGCAGGGACGGGCGCCAACTCCTCTACGGGGACGGAGAGTCGAACGTCGTGCTGCGCCGCCTCTCCAGCGGCCACGAGGTGGCCGTCGGGCACGGCTCGGCGGGCCCCGGCGCGATCGCCGCGAAGGGGCGGGGCATCGTCTTCAGCTCGGAGGACGCCGACATCGTGCCGGGCGACACCAACGGTCTGCGCGACGTCTTCAAGTGGACGGCGCGATGA